One window of Corynebacterium accolens genomic DNA carries:
- a CDS encoding CYTH and CHAD domain-containing protein — protein MSTQTFLEVEAKFAVAESTQLPELTRLESVDHIAETRHHALSAIYYDTEDLRLTHAKITLRRRTGGNDDGWHIKIPSEGGRTEIHAELGEPVDGKYEVPQELVRQVRSIVRHNELNPIAQVDNNRTEMLLADEHNNPVAEFCDDHVTAFSFLPGGQQQSWREWEVELAGELPGTEAGSHFIRRATSLLIGAGARVSSSPSKLKSALGDSYNNAPLPPALITPDVDEDSPAAAVITALQANRDKLIDYDPRVRRDEWDSVHQMRVATRELRSHLQTFHGIVVGPQIEKIEADLKELASILGVARDAEVVEERWQELLESEDSDTLDAATREHISRDMGTAYRRAHRRVIAALNSEEYLELLESLDRLLADPPTAGSQSAEDADGDDDSAAVDATEKAPGDATDNSAEESAETHPAEEEPTAEKKTEKSPSTGDAEAEDVDAVMARHLEKAYKKLVKRHKKAVENWDNAELSLHEREDYFHDMRKAAKKLRYAAEAAGSATKLKTKRLYKACKKMQSVLGDFQDSVTSRDKLLELSQNAHRRGEDTFGYGLLYQRERAIGLAALDDYNESFKDIKAAFKPLRKKLKK, from the coding sequence ATGTCAACACAGACTTTCCTGGAAGTAGAAGCGAAATTCGCCGTAGCAGAATCGACTCAACTACCTGAACTCACTCGACTCGAATCCGTTGACCATATTGCAGAAACGCGCCACCACGCTCTATCCGCCATCTATTACGACACGGAAGATTTGCGCCTAACGCACGCCAAAATCACCTTACGCCGCCGCACCGGCGGCAATGACGATGGCTGGCACATCAAGATCCCCAGCGAGGGTGGCCGGACCGAGATCCATGCCGAGCTGGGAGAACCGGTAGACGGCAAGTACGAGGTGCCCCAAGAGCTGGTACGGCAGGTGCGTTCCATCGTTCGTCACAACGAGTTAAACCCCATTGCGCAGGTGGATAATAACCGCACCGAGATGCTGCTTGCAGACGAACACAATAATCCGGTCGCGGAATTCTGCGATGACCACGTCACCGCCTTTTCCTTCCTGCCCGGCGGGCAGCAGCAATCCTGGCGCGAATGGGAGGTAGAGCTTGCCGGTGAGCTTCCAGGCACCGAAGCGGGAAGCCACTTCATTCGCCGCGCCACCTCCCTTCTCATCGGCGCTGGGGCTCGCGTTTCTTCGTCTCCGTCTAAGTTGAAGTCGGCCTTGGGAGATTCCTACAACAATGCTCCCCTACCGCCCGCGCTCATTACCCCAGACGTTGATGAGGATTCCCCAGCAGCCGCAGTGATTACAGCGCTGCAAGCCAACCGGGACAAGCTCATTGATTACGATCCGCGCGTTCGCCGCGATGAGTGGGACTCGGTGCACCAGATGCGCGTGGCCACCCGCGAGCTGCGCAGCCACCTGCAGACTTTTCACGGCATTGTCGTCGGCCCACAGATTGAGAAGATCGAAGCCGATCTCAAAGAGCTCGCCAGCATTTTGGGCGTAGCCCGCGATGCAGAGGTTGTGGAAGAGCGCTGGCAAGAGCTCTTGGAGTCCGAGGACTCCGATACCTTGGATGCTGCCACCCGCGAACACATCTCCCGCGATATGGGAACGGCCTACCGGCGGGCGCACCGCAGGGTTATCGCCGCGCTAAATTCTGAAGAATACCTCGAATTGCTCGAGTCCCTCGACCGCCTATTGGCAGATCCCCCTACTGCCGGTTCTCAATCCGCAGAAGATGCCGACGGTGATGACGATTCCGCTGCCGTGGACGCGACTGAGAAAGCGCCCGGAGATGCAACCGATAATTCAGCCGAAGAATCCGCGGAAACGCACCCCGCAGAGGAAGAACCGACCGCTGAAAAGAAGACGGAAAAGTCACCTTCCACCGGCGATGCGGAGGCCGAGGACGTCGATGCCGTTATGGCACGCCACCTAGAAAAGGCCTATAAGAAGCTGGTCAAGCGACACAAGAAGGCAGTGGAGAACTGGGATAACGCGGAGCTTTCACTGCACGAGCGCGAGGATTATTTCCACGATATGCGCAAGGCGGCCAAGAAGTTGCGTTACGCAGCAGAGGCAGCTGGTTCAGCAACGAAGCTAAAGACCAAGCGCCTGTACAAGGCCTGCAAAAAGATGCAATCGGTCTTGGGGGATTTCCAAGACTCGGTTACCTCGCGGGATAAATTGCTCGAGCTATCCCAGAACGCGCACCGCCGCGGGGAAGATACCTTTGGTTACGGCCTGCTGTACCAGCGCGAACGCGCCATCGGCCTGGCCGCCTTGGATGATTACAACGAGTCTTTCAAGGACATCAAGGCCGCATTTAAGCCGCTGCGCAAAAAGCTGAAGAAGTAA
- a CDS encoding galactokinase family protein — protein MPLWSTPKSPIAERVAQQHASIVETEPTHVASAPATWPLIGEHIDHYGGIVAASLSDLRAAAAVSSRKDGIVSVHYVPAIGEPAHDSIGLQEVAALAAAQQPTTDSEGQPVIPPAPEGGLAARIGGIVHTMVNRQLLSRETAGADITIVSDIPNDIGLGAASAADVAVALALMGPTDNLDAPLRVRVADVCTQAVTTFAHKPALRARHTAALRSSGDGVCIIDYADGSVTHAPHVVDQDVVAFTVAVPGNTAEEQSQAIDAIRQRQQFIDDACHSFGTESLRLLPDAQQRVVEWLKAVHKVYGEEGRPSINAATEWMAFYEEETSRVEHFVRYLRSHRRNELFPIVLQSQASLTNIYGFDSAEKLAELVTVRGAVAARSAHAGLSSAVIAYVPSNRAENFAADLADDGFLLVKLAAGEPAKVED, from the coding sequence ATGCCACTGTGGTCGACGCCTAAATCCCCTATTGCTGAGCGCGTTGCACAACAACACGCCTCTATCGTGGAAACGGAGCCCACCCATGTCGCCAGCGCGCCCGCGACCTGGCCGCTCATTGGTGAGCATATCGATCATTATGGGGGCATCGTCGCCGCAAGCCTGTCGGATCTCCGCGCGGCGGCGGCCGTCAGTTCGCGCAAGGATGGCATCGTTTCCGTCCACTACGTGCCGGCAATCGGGGAGCCTGCACACGATTCCATTGGCCTGCAGGAGGTAGCTGCGCTCGCTGCGGCGCAACAACCCACGACGGACTCAGAGGGGCAGCCGGTCATCCCGCCCGCACCAGAAGGTGGGCTGGCCGCGCGCATCGGCGGCATCGTGCACACCATGGTCAACCGCCAGTTACTGTCCAGGGAGACGGCTGGGGCGGATATCACCATCGTGAGCGATATCCCCAACGATATCGGCTTAGGCGCCGCATCGGCGGCGGATGTTGCCGTAGCGCTTGCCTTAATGGGCCCAACCGATAACCTCGACGCGCCCTTGCGCGTGCGCGTTGCGGATGTCTGCACCCAGGCGGTGACCACCTTTGCCCATAAGCCCGCCCTTCGCGCGCGCCACACCGCCGCGCTGCGCAGCAGTGGCGACGGTGTCTGCATCATCGACTATGCCGATGGCTCGGTCACCCACGCGCCCCACGTCGTGGACCAAGACGTGGTGGCCTTCACCGTGGCGGTGCCCGGGAACACTGCGGAAGAACAGTCACAGGCAATTGACGCTATCCGCCAGCGCCAGCAGTTTATCGATGATGCCTGCCATTCCTTCGGCACGGAGTCGCTGCGCTTATTGCCCGATGCACAACAGCGCGTGGTGGAGTGGCTCAAGGCGGTGCACAAGGTCTACGGCGAGGAGGGCCGCCCCAGCATCAATGCGGCTACTGAGTGGATGGCATTTTATGAGGAAGAGACCTCCCGCGTGGAGCACTTCGTGCGCTACCTGCGCTCGCACCGCCGCAACGAGCTTTTCCCCATTGTCTTGCAGTCGCAGGCCTCGCTGACCAATATTTATGGTTTCGATTCCGCAGAAAAGCTCGCGGAGCTGGTCACGGTCCGCGGCGCGGTGGCCGCGCGCTCGGCGCATGCGGGGCTATCTAGCGCTGTTATTGCCTATGTCCCCAGCAACCGCGCGGAAAACTTCGCGGCAGATCTGGCAGATGATGGCTTCCTGCTGGTGAAGCTGGCCGCTGGCGAGCCCGCCAAGGTAGAAGATTAA
- the adhP gene encoding alcohol dehydrogenase AdhP, translating to MTTPTRTAQSTQPPKEFTAAVVEEFGPNVTVRAEKLPEPGEHQALVKLEASGICHTDLHAAEGDWPVKPEPPFIPGHEGVGRVVKLGPGEQFVNEGDLVGNAWLWSTCGECESCLTGWETRCVKAEYGGYTVDGSFGEYMLVDTRYCARIPEGSDPVEVAPILCAGVTVYKGLKMTETKPGQYVVISGIGGLGHLAVQYADAMGMRVIAVDISDSKLELAKRHGAEFTVNASEVDPVQAVQDFTDGGSHGVLVTAVHPDAFGQAIEMAKRGGTIVFNGLPSGEFPASIFDIVLKGLTIRGSLVGTRQDLAEAIDFYARGKVKPDVTECSIHDVNDVFKQLHDGSIDGRKVIRYD from the coding sequence ATGACTACACCAACCAGAACCGCACAGTCCACACAACCACCGAAGGAATTCACGGCAGCAGTCGTGGAAGAATTCGGCCCTAATGTCACCGTCCGTGCAGAAAAACTCCCAGAACCCGGCGAGCACCAAGCACTCGTGAAACTCGAGGCATCCGGGATTTGTCACACCGACCTGCACGCTGCAGAAGGTGACTGGCCCGTAAAACCAGAACCACCGTTTATCCCCGGACACGAGGGAGTAGGGCGCGTCGTCAAGCTTGGGCCGGGTGAACAGTTCGTGAACGAAGGCGACCTTGTCGGCAACGCCTGGCTCTGGTCGACGTGCGGCGAATGTGAATCCTGCTTAACTGGCTGGGAAACCCGCTGCGTGAAAGCAGAGTACGGCGGCTATACCGTCGACGGAAGCTTCGGCGAATATATGCTCGTTGACACACGCTACTGCGCACGCATCCCGGAAGGTAGCGACCCGGTAGAAGTCGCACCGATCCTATGTGCAGGCGTGACCGTATACAAAGGTCTGAAAATGACCGAGACCAAGCCCGGTCAATATGTCGTCATCTCCGGTATCGGCGGCCTGGGGCACCTGGCGGTGCAATACGCCGACGCGATGGGCATGCGGGTTATCGCCGTTGATATTTCCGATTCCAAGCTGGAGCTGGCCAAGCGCCACGGCGCAGAATTTACCGTGAACGCCAGCGAAGTTGACCCGGTACAGGCGGTGCAGGACTTTACTGACGGTGGCAGCCACGGAGTGCTGGTGACTGCGGTGCACCCGGATGCTTTCGGGCAAGCCATCGAGATGGCTAAACGCGGCGGAACCATCGTGTTCAATGGCCTGCCATCAGGGGAATTCCCGGCGTCCATCTTCGACATCGTGCTGAAGGGGCTGACAATTCGTGGCTCGCTCGTCGGCACGCGTCAAGACCTGGCCGAGGCCATTGATTTTTATGCGCGCGGCAAGGTGAAACCAGATGTCACCGAATGCAGCATTCACGATGTCAACGACGTGTTCAAACAGCTGCACGACGGCAGCATCGATGGACGAAAAGTCATCCGTTACGACTAA
- a CDS encoding bifunctional RNase H/acid phosphatase yields MKVIIYADGGSRGNPGIAGSGTVVYAADGETVLREIVYVVGKKASNNVAEYHGLLRGLEAAVELGADDVDFYMDSRLVVEQMNGRWKIKHPDMKQLGVQAQKLMQQLGRVNLSWVRRNDNKVADALSNEAMDAAAAGHAPGVVDCGDDSGDDSDTGDTAAGADEQAVSDTFSDAGAAKISTGSHASWTGVTCQPTTLILVRHGQTTYSAEHRYCGHSDIELTETGMQQAEASAAAVAERGEIDLVVSSPLQRCQVTAKKIAEKTGAQVETHDALIEADFGDWEGLTFQQAQDDDAALHDAWITDASLAPPAGESLAQVHRRVREFRKELVAKHPGKTIAVVSHVNPIKSLTRQALNAGPATFSHLFLDLASIGVVKFYDENSPVASAVLSVNETAHLR; encoded by the coding sequence ATGAAGGTCATCATCTACGCCGATGGCGGCTCGCGCGGAAATCCCGGAATCGCAGGTTCTGGCACCGTCGTCTACGCCGCCGATGGTGAGACGGTGTTGCGCGAAATCGTCTATGTCGTCGGCAAGAAAGCCAGCAACAACGTCGCCGAATATCACGGGCTGTTGCGCGGGCTGGAAGCTGCAGTCGAGCTGGGCGCGGATGACGTCGACTTTTATATGGACTCCCGGCTGGTCGTCGAGCAGATGAACGGCCGCTGGAAGATCAAACACCCAGACATGAAGCAGCTGGGTGTACAGGCGCAGAAGCTCATGCAGCAGCTCGGAAGGGTGAACCTGAGCTGGGTGCGGCGAAACGACAACAAAGTAGCGGATGCACTGTCGAATGAGGCTATGGATGCTGCTGCCGCCGGCCACGCGCCGGGTGTGGTGGACTGCGGCGATGATTCTGGCGATGATTCTGACACTGGTGATACTGCCGCTGGCGCTGATGAACAGGCCGTGTCCGATACTTTTTCGGATGCTGGCGCTGCGAAAATTAGCACCGGCTCGCATGCCTCGTGGACGGGCGTGACCTGCCAGCCGACCACGTTGATTCTGGTGCGGCACGGGCAAACGACCTACTCCGCTGAGCACCGGTACTGCGGGCACAGCGATATTGAGCTGACCGAGACCGGCATGCAGCAAGCAGAAGCTTCGGCTGCCGCCGTGGCCGAACGCGGCGAGATTGATCTGGTGGTGTCCTCGCCACTGCAGCGCTGCCAGGTGACGGCGAAAAAGATCGCGGAAAAAACCGGTGCCCAGGTAGAAACGCACGACGCGTTGATCGAGGCAGATTTTGGCGACTGGGAGGGGCTGACCTTCCAACAGGCCCAGGATGACGATGCCGCGCTGCACGATGCCTGGATTACCGATGCGTCGCTAGCACCGCCAGCTGGGGAATCACTCGCACAGGTGCACCGCCGCGTACGGGAATTCCGAAAAGAACTCGTCGCCAAGCACCCCGGTAAAACGATCGCTGTGGTCAGTCACGTTAATCCGATTAAATCGTTGACCCGCCAGGCGTTGAATGCTGGGCCAGCGACGTTTAGTCACCTGTTTTTGGATCTTGCCAGCATTGGCGTCGTCAAGTTTTATGACGAGAACTCGCCGGTGGCATCGGCGGTACTCAGCGTGAACGAAACCGCGCACCTGCGCTGA
- a CDS encoding zinc ribbon domain-containing protein: MKLSQELQPVLLELANLERSQGIGGEKELPEKVEYDKAQQEHKRLLDASGSAQMAVDDMENEILRIQADERKLRRRERDDKGQLGAELDTEKRKDIEHDLYATKSRIADLMSELQEAHNEIHALRSNLDVHGARVSDSERKLDMLRRAADAAQEAAENQPDPAVRIADLREQLPSDVLEEYDAQRQENGVGAAQFKANRACGGCFIVLPPADKNAVRNAPADELPQCSDCGSYLVRLAS, translated from the coding sequence GTGAAACTATCGCAAGAACTACAGCCGGTACTGCTGGAATTGGCCAACCTGGAACGCTCGCAAGGCATTGGCGGGGAAAAAGAGCTGCCAGAAAAGGTCGAATACGACAAGGCGCAGCAGGAACACAAGCGCTTGCTCGATGCCTCCGGTTCCGCGCAGATGGCAGTCGATGACATGGAAAATGAAATCCTGCGCATCCAGGCCGATGAGCGCAAGCTGCGCCGGCGCGAACGCGATGACAAGGGCCAGCTCGGTGCCGAATTGGATACCGAAAAGCGCAAGGACATCGAGCACGATCTCTACGCCACCAAGTCCCGCATCGCGGATCTAATGAGTGAGCTACAAGAAGCCCACAACGAGATCCACGCGCTGCGCTCCAACTTGGACGTCCACGGCGCGCGCGTCTCGGATTCCGAGCGCAAGCTGGACATGCTGCGCCGCGCCGCCGACGCGGCGCAGGAGGCCGCGGAAAACCAGCCCGACCCCGCCGTGCGCATCGCGGATTTGCGCGAACAGCTGCCCTCCGATGTCCTCGAGGAATACGACGCGCAGCGGCAAGAAAACGGCGTCGGCGCCGCGCAGTTTAAGGCCAACCGGGCCTGCGGTGGCTGCTTTATCGTCTTGCCGCCCGCCGATAAAAACGCCGTGCGCAATGCGCCTGCCGATGAACTGCCGCAATGCAGCGACTGTGGTTCCTACCTGGTGCGCCTGGCATCATGA
- a CDS encoding Nif3-like dinuclear metal center hexameric protein, with the protein MSAVRVDDVRRVLDKAYPPRLAEKWDAVGLICGDPADEVRNVAFALDCTQEVADRAVELGADMLVVHHPLLLRGVDSVAADTPKGKVVHTLIKNGVALFAAHTNADKARPGVNDKLAELVGITPGRPIVPEAPETIDKWGVHIPVGSAEQVKQALFDAGAGHIGAYSHCSFDIAGKGQFKPEEGADPVEGDIGKLHRGDEVRVEFVAPSSLRSTLIAALHEAHPYEVPAYDIVETAGNGDLDTALGLGRVGELPREMTLREFTQQVANALPETAWGIRAAGDPEQTVRTVAVSSGAGDSFLAAAAKLGVDVYVTSDLRHHPVDEHLRAGGPAVIDTAHWASEFPWTAQASDIVEAALELDTEIISLRTDPWTISAHPKES; encoded by the coding sequence ATGTCTGCTGTGCGAGTGGACGATGTGCGCCGCGTTTTGGACAAGGCCTATCCGCCCCGTTTGGCCGAAAAGTGGGATGCCGTAGGCCTTATTTGCGGCGATCCCGCAGACGAGGTGCGCAACGTCGCCTTTGCTTTAGATTGCACCCAAGAGGTTGCGGACCGCGCGGTTGAGCTCGGCGCGGATATGTTGGTAGTCCACCACCCGCTGCTACTGCGCGGCGTGGACTCAGTGGCGGCCGATACGCCCAAGGGCAAGGTCGTACACACCCTGATTAAAAATGGCGTGGCGCTTTTTGCCGCCCACACCAACGCCGATAAGGCCCGGCCAGGGGTTAACGATAAGCTCGCGGAGCTCGTGGGCATTACTCCGGGTCGGCCCATCGTGCCGGAAGCCCCAGAGACCATCGATAAGTGGGGAGTGCATATTCCTGTAGGCAGTGCTGAGCAGGTAAAGCAGGCGCTTTTCGATGCCGGCGCGGGCCACATCGGCGCCTATTCCCACTGCTCCTTCGATATCGCGGGCAAAGGCCAATTCAAGCCGGAAGAGGGGGCGGACCCGGTAGAAGGGGACATCGGCAAGCTGCACCGCGGCGACGAGGTACGGGTGGAGTTTGTGGCTCCCTCCTCGCTGCGGTCCACGCTGATTGCGGCGCTGCACGAGGCGCACCCGTATGAGGTGCCCGCCTATGACATCGTGGAAACGGCCGGAAACGGCGACCTTGATACCGCGCTGGGCCTGGGGCGTGTGGGCGAGCTGCCCCGCGAGATGACCCTGCGGGAGTTTACGCAGCAGGTGGCCAATGCCCTGCCGGAGACCGCATGGGGCATCCGGGCCGCCGGGGACCCAGAACAGACCGTGCGCACCGTGGCGGTATCGTCCGGCGCCGGGGATTCCTTCCTTGCGGCTGCGGCAAAGCTGGGAGTCGATGTCTATGTTACCTCTGATCTGCGCCATCACCCGGTGGACGAACATTTGCGCGCCGGGGGACCGGCCGTCATCGATACAGCCCACTGGGCCAGCGAATTTCCCTGGACGGCGCAAGCAAGCGATATCGTAGAAGCAGCATTAGAACTAGATACGGAAATTATTAGCCTGCGTACTGATCCGTGGACTATCTCCGCGCACCCAAAGGAGTCATAA
- a CDS encoding low molecular weight protein-tyrosine-phosphatase, with amino-acid sequence MTESSSHSGLYLVFVCTGNICRSPMAEIIVRDEMEDDMLDLLATVDSCGLGGWHVGQGADERAVAELRRAGHDGASHRASKLGEEHMNADLFIAMDSGHYDSLIDLGIDSDKVRLMRSFDPNSPEGAEVADPYYGTEEDFETARKNIEAAVPGLLDWIRENHD; translated from the coding sequence ATGACTGAATCTTCTTCTCACTCGGGTCTCTACCTCGTCTTTGTGTGCACCGGCAATATTTGCCGCTCGCCCATGGCCGAAATCATCGTTCGCGATGAAATGGAAGATGACATGCTCGATCTCCTCGCCACCGTGGATTCCTGCGGGCTCGGCGGCTGGCACGTGGGGCAAGGCGCGGATGAGCGGGCCGTGGCAGAACTGCGCCGCGCCGGGCACGATGGGGCATCCCACCGCGCATCCAAATTGGGCGAAGAGCACATGAATGCCGATCTCTTCATCGCGATGGATTCCGGGCACTATGATTCGCTCATCGATCTGGGCATCGACTCTGACAAGGTCCGCCTGATGCGCAGCTTCGATCCCAATTCCCCGGAAGGCGCAGAGGTCGCTGACCCCTACTACGGCACCGAAGAAGACTTCGAAACCGCGCGCAAGAATATCGAAGCCGCGGTACCCGGCCTGCTGGATTGGATTCGCGAGAACCACGACTAG
- a CDS encoding SURF1 family cytochrome oxidase biogenesis protein has protein sequence MLKTFLKPGWVLMLLFVVAFSYLAFSVLAPWQLGKDDDIVERNENITHAYEADPQPIDQVVDDDGAISGDEWSRTTLKGHYLPEDEVLLRLRPAGSGPSYQSLVPFRTDAGLTMLINRGWVSAEEGNAVPDIPPAPSEEVTITGMVRSNEAEHKTAPITQEGYQQVYSIHTEQVGSLIGADLGQDYIQLSEDQPGVLNAMPIPQLDRGNHLSYGYQWIAFGIMAPLGLGYFIWSEIRERRRLREEEAAMQALNADAESLADAPASNGEPGTAADADADADATGATDANTDPAPLATELRNRSRYGDSKPDHYAKLKKRRRERY, from the coding sequence ATGCTAAAGACGTTCCTCAAGCCTGGCTGGGTACTCATGCTGCTTTTCGTGGTGGCATTTTCCTACCTGGCCTTTAGTGTCCTTGCCCCATGGCAGTTGGGAAAGGACGATGACATTGTGGAGCGCAATGAAAACATCACCCACGCCTACGAGGCCGATCCGCAGCCGATTGACCAGGTCGTAGACGATGATGGGGCCATCTCTGGCGATGAATGGTCCCGCACCACTCTGAAGGGCCACTACCTGCCCGAGGATGAGGTGCTACTCCGCCTGCGCCCCGCCGGTTCCGGCCCGTCCTATCAATCCTTGGTGCCTTTCCGCACCGATGCGGGCCTGACTATGCTGATTAACCGCGGTTGGGTCAGCGCCGAGGAGGGCAATGCGGTGCCGGATATTCCGCCCGCTCCCTCCGAGGAGGTAACGATTACCGGCATGGTGCGCTCAAATGAGGCCGAGCACAAAACCGCCCCCATCACGCAGGAGGGCTACCAGCAGGTCTATTCCATCCACACCGAGCAGGTGGGCTCGCTTATCGGTGCTGACTTAGGCCAAGACTATATCCAGCTCTCCGAGGACCAGCCGGGCGTCCTCAACGCCATGCCCATCCCGCAGCTCGACCGCGGCAACCACCTTTCTTACGGCTACCAGTGGATTGCCTTTGGCATCATGGCCCCGCTGGGATTGGGCTACTTTATTTGGTCCGAGATTCGCGAGCGCCGCCGCCTGCGCGAAGAAGAAGCCGCCATGCAGGCCCTCAATGCGGACGCAGAATCGCTTGCCGATGCCCCCGCCTCCAACGGCGAACCTGGCACGGCTGCCGATGCCGATGCCGATGCCGATGCCACTGGCGCTACCGATGCCAACACCGATCCCGCACCTCTCGCCACCGAGCTGCGCAACCGCTCTCGCTACGGCGATTCCAAGCCAGACCACTACGCCAAGCTGAAAAAGCGCCGCCGCGAGCGCTACTAG
- a CDS encoding DUF3052 domain-containing protein, with product MADAAVKLGIKEGQIALELGWDEDCDNTISESIEAVLGEDFLEEENDELCDVVLLWWREEDGDLVDGLVDASRPLADNGSVWLLTPGAGKPGTVEPGLISESAQLAGLVQTKAERFGEWQGSCLVQRGYTKK from the coding sequence GTGGCTGACGCTGCAGTCAAGCTCGGAATCAAGGAAGGGCAAATCGCTCTAGAGCTTGGTTGGGACGAGGATTGTGACAACACAATCTCTGAATCGATCGAAGCCGTACTCGGTGAGGATTTCCTCGAAGAGGAAAATGATGAGCTGTGCGATGTAGTCCTTCTCTGGTGGCGCGAGGAAGACGGCGACCTCGTGGACGGCCTGGTGGATGCCAGCCGCCCCCTCGCGGACAACGGCTCCGTCTGGTTGCTGACTCCGGGTGCCGGCAAGCCGGGCACCGTCGAGCCTGGTCTCATCTCCGAATCGGCGCAGCTAGCCGGTTTGGTGCAGACCAAAGCTGAGCGCTTTGGCGAGTGGCAGGGTTCCTGCCTGGTACAGCGGGGCTACACCAAAAAATAG